DNA from Daucus carota subsp. sativus chromosome 1, DH1 v3.0, whole genome shotgun sequence:
GGGTTTATAATGTGTAATGCTGAATGTGGGCATGAAAATATCTGTCAAGTACTTTCTTTGTGTTATTAGCTTGCTTGTATTTTATTTTGGTGTAGTTTCTTGTGTTAGTGAAAAGGAGATCTTGCTGCAATTCAAGGGTAACATTTCTAGTGACCCTTTTGATAGTTTAGGTTCTTGGGATTCTAGTAAAAGTCCTTGTCAAGATTTTAAAGGTGTTTATTGTAATAGTGATGGGAATGTGTATAGAATTGTTCTTTGGAATACTAGTTTAGGTGGAATCTTGTCGCCGGCCTTGTCTGGTTTGAAGTCTTTAAGGATTCTTTCATTTTTTGGAAATAGATTTACGGGTAATATTCCATTTGAGTATGGTGAGATTGATACATTGTGGAAGATTAATGTTAGTTCAAATGCATTGTCTGGTTTGATTCCAGAATTTCTTGGTGATTTGCCGAATATTAGatttcttgatttgtcgaataATGGATATAATGGGGAAATTCCTTCAGCTTTATTCAAGAATTGTAATAAAACAAAGTTcatttctttttctagaaaCAGTCTTTCTGGTTCGATTCCTTTATCTGTTGGAAGTTGTTTAAGTCTTCTTGGATTTGATGTATCATACAATAGACTAAGTGGCGGTTTACCTTCACAAATTTGTGACATTCCTGGGTTAATGTCCCTATCTTTGAGTAACAATGGGCTTGTGGGAAGTGTTCAAGATCAAATTTTAAAGTGTAGAAGTTTGGAGTTTTTGGATCTTGGTACCAATAAGTTTGCTGGGTCAGCCCCTTTTAATGTTCTTCAATTCAGCAATCTTACTTATTTCAATATTTCATACAATGACTTTTGGGGACAGATTCCGGAGATAGAATCTTGCAGTCAAAGATTAGAGATTTTTGCTGCCTCGGGAAATGCTTTTACAGGGCAGATACCAGGGAGTATCAGCAAATGCAGTGGCCTAAAGGTTATTGATTTAGGATTCAACACACTGAGTGGAAGTATTCCACCTGATATTGCCAATTTGCAGAGACTTTCGGTTGTACGATTGGGTAACAACTCCTTAACTGGGACAATACCTGCAGAGTTTGGAAATATCCAACTTCTTCAAGTTCTGGACTTGCACAATCTCAACCTTGATGGTGAAATTCCAGATGAGTTGTGCAATTGCAGGTTTCTTCTAGAGCTGTAAGTAAAATCACCTATCCTTTATCTGGTGTTCATTATCATCTTTATCCATATTTATGCATCACTCTAAATTGtaaaatgattaattcattAAATATCACGGCAGGGATGTGTCTGGCAATGCATTTGAGGGTGAAATTCCAAGCAACCTATATAATATGTCATACCTTGTCAACCTTGATCTGCACAACAACCAGCTAAATGGAAGCATACCAACAACCCTCGGAAATTTGTCGAATCTGCAGCTTTTGGATCTATCAGAAAATTTGTTATCTGGGTCGATCCCATTGTCTTTGGGAAATCTGTTAGAGTTGGCTTATTTTAATCTCTCCTACAACAGCCTTACCGGTATAATTCCTTCCGTTCCTGCCATTCAGAAATTTGGAGCATCTGCATTTTTTCACAATCCAGGGCTCTGCGGTTCTCCTCTGATATCCTGCTCAGGCACCCAAGCAAAAGAAAAATCCAGTTTGTTGAGTGTTTCTGCCATTGTTGCAATTGTTGCAGCTGCAATTATCCTCGCTGGTGTTTTACTAATAACTATAATAAACATAAAGTCTCGCAGGAAGAGTGGTGAAGCTGCTGCAGTTGTAGAGAGTACCCCCCTGGGTTCAACGGACTCAAATATCATAATTGGGAAGTTGGTCCTGTTCAGCAAAAGTTTGCCCTCGAAGTATGAGGACTGGGAAACAGGCACTAAAGCTTTGCTAGATAAGGATTGCCTGATTGGTGGGGGTTCAATTGGAACAGTGTATAGGACAAGTTTCGAAGGTGGGATATCAATTGCAGTGAAGAAGCTTGAGACTTTAGGCAGAATACGGAACCAGGAAGAATTTGAGCAAGAAATTGGGCGTTTAGGAAACCTCCGACACCCAAATCTTGTTGCGTTTCAAGGATATTACTGGTCTTCTAGCTTGCACTTAGTATTGTCCGAATTTATTTCCCATGGAAATTTGTATAACAGTCTTCATGGAGTTGACCATCCTGGAACTAGTTCTGGAAGTGGTAATAGTGAGCTGAATTGGTCTAGGAGGTATCAGATTGCTCTAGGAATAGCAAGAGCTCTTGTGTACCTTCACCATGACTGCAAACCTCCACTTCTTCATCTTAACATCAAGTCTACTAACATACTGCTAGACGAGAGCTATGAGCCAAAGTTGTCAGATTACGGGCTAGTAAAGTTCCTTCCTCTACTCGACAATAATACATTTACAAAATTTCACAATGCAGTTGGGTATGTTGCACCAGAGCTGGCTCAAAGTTTGAAAGTGAGTGACAAATGTGATGTATATAGCTTTGGAGTAGTCTTGTTAGAGCTAGTCACCGGAAGAAAGCCTGTGGAGAGTACACTGGCTAATG
Protein-coding regions in this window:
- the LOC108209716 gene encoding probable LRR receptor-like serine/threonine-protein kinase At1g12460 encodes the protein MLNVGMKISVKYFLCVISLLVFYFGVVSCVSEKEILLQFKGNISSDPFDSLGSWDSSKSPCQDFKGVYCNSDGNVYRIVLWNTSLGGILSPALSGLKSLRILSFFGNRFTGNIPFEYGEIDTLWKINVSSNALSGLIPEFLGDLPNIRFLDLSNNGYNGEIPSALFKNCNKTKFISFSRNSLSGSIPLSVGSCLSLLGFDVSYNRLSGGLPSQICDIPGLMSLSLSNNGLVGSVQDQILKCRSLEFLDLGTNKFAGSAPFNVLQFSNLTYFNISYNDFWGQIPEIESCSQRLEIFAASGNAFTGQIPGSISKCSGLKVIDLGFNTLSGSIPPDIANLQRLSVVRLGNNSLTGTIPAEFGNIQLLQVLDLHNLNLDGEIPDELCNCRFLLELDVSGNAFEGEIPSNLYNMSYLVNLDLHNNQLNGSIPTTLGNLSNLQLLDLSENLLSGSIPLSLGNLLELAYFNLSYNSLTGIIPSVPAIQKFGASAFFHNPGLCGSPLISCSGTQAKEKSSLLSVSAIVAIVAAAIILAGVLLITIINIKSRRKSGEAAAVVESTPLGSTDSNIIIGKLVLFSKSLPSKYEDWETGTKALLDKDCLIGGGSIGTVYRTSFEGGISIAVKKLETLGRIRNQEEFEQEIGRLGNLRHPNLVAFQGYYWSSSLHLVLSEFISHGNLYNSLHGVDHPGTSSGSGNSELNWSRRYQIALGIARALVYLHHDCKPPLLHLNIKSTNILLDESYEPKLSDYGLVKFLPLLDNNTFTKFHNAVGYVAPELAQSLKVSDKCDVYSFGVVLLELVTGRKPVESTLANEVVVLCEYVRELIESGSASDCFDRSLRGFVESELIQVLKLGLVCTSEMPSRRPSMAEATQILESVRSDPSS